Within Planococcus citri chromosome 2, ihPlaCitr1.1, whole genome shotgun sequence, the genomic segment ttcgtccctgcttttaatcgagttttttaaaagtggtaatttttcaagatttttcatcacTCAACAAAAGTTGATGTTATAGTATTTTCAGATATGTAATAGAACATTGGCTGATAATCTATCGTAAAGCTACACTCCTTGggaaatatctccaaaaattttgagtttctagGTTGAGGTGCCTTTCATTTTTTAGgctaaaaatttaagttttgagaCTAACGTGAAAAACAATGCCATTTTCGGATTCAGTGTgaaatttcattccattttgataggtcgcaaatgtattttattgaatatctaaaaattttgttaaaaaattgaattttataaaaaattgaggaaatacaggggcttttatcgctttttcaataatatgatgACTTCCTGTGGGccaaaatggatgaaattttgtatggtagGTCTAAAGGtgatgagaaatcattttttgaaaaagaaagtacCCCTATCAAAGTGACCCCATCTTGTGGGTGACTTTGATATGGCCTTTGAGGGcaattttgaggcacaaaaaaaacaaaaaggtcaTTTGGTGCGTTTTGACGTTCTTTACACACTgagtggtgcaattttttcgaaaacatcttTCTACACCGCACAgaacagaaaacatttttttttaaatcaaagtgACCCCGCTTGACGGTACTCTTCCTGGCTAATCATGGCAATTATACATGGAATTGACACCTTACTAACTAAGCAATTTACAATAGTTATGTATGCAAAATAGGTTAATTTAAGCGTAAGTGAAGAACCCTTGCTCCATCCCTTACGGCGAATGATGTCATCTATTAATTATGATAAAGCTATAATTAATAcagtggagacaccaccatgtaagcACCCACTTACCCAACACTGCTGACCATCTCTCCACCTCTtttccttagcctaccccaataatagtggctgtcggGGGATGCTTTACAAAGAGACACACATATCGCACGCATCATTCAAGATACCTAGGAATATCTTGACATGACCGCAAAAAGTATAATCGTCGGATTATCACCTTGATGTACTAATTAATTAATAGCAACGATTACGATTTAATCAAAACATTATCTTAAACACACGCGGAGTGGGTTAACTGAAAATAATATTACTTAGGCATACACCTATTTTCATATACAAATTACTCCTTGACCACATACTTCGATGAGGATCTTGCCACGGCCGATTGCAAAAACCAAGTGAAGATACATTTCAATAGACAGAAGCTCGTGCCTCCTTGACTATAGAAATGTCTCGTTCACACCctattattataatattttcccACGTTACTGGTACCCTCTTTGCTAAATAGCAATAAATCACATCGCGTAAAGGGTTACCCTAAGATCTATCACCTAGCAGGTGGAGGCAGATTGCACCATAACaatattttcagtaaaatttcacattttaaggATAAAAGAACCAAAATCCAATAACTAATATTCAAgttttactaggtacctaccacaATACATAAGCTAGCAGGAgctacatacttacctataataAGCATGTGTGGTGAGTTATGCCTACATTTAAAAAGCTTTTTCAGTACACACAAAGCTGCCAACTACAGCTAAAATTAAGATTTTATAATATTCCAGATAATTAATcggaattttaatatttttatacctCGTAAAGGAATTTTTTCGCTCATTTCCATCGATAATTTGCCATATATCGCGTCCCTTTCGCGTTTCGTCAATAAAACGTAGTCTGCAAAGTGGCAATTTTTAAAGTTAAtagaaataaaaacttttttgggactatttttcaacattcacaATTCACAACGTAGGTATCTTCATCCCCCCTCACTTCCTCCAAACGATgatgaaaaagaagagcaattttgaagattcaggtaggtactcgtattcaCACAATATAAGTATCTTTCCAAATCGttaaaataatttgagaaaaactgaaaaaaaaaattgtctaatcTATTAATTCCACATTGGGGAATTTCTAACCATCATGCACACAAATCTACGAAAGTGAATAGAGAACACAACAAAgtgttggaaattcaaaaacatgCAAAGGTGTAAGTATACctagtgtgatttttttttgtttttacaaaaactgccaaaaattttcaaaaataaccctTAGCAGTTTTCAACAATCCtgcaaattgtaaaaaattcaacaaaactcACCCGATATATCTTCCTTATATTTTTGCACCTCTTCGTATTCCTTTTTCACGTCGTCGTCGCCATTATCAGGGTTAGTAGAGAAAGTTCCAAACAAATGATTCCTCAAATCTCTGAACCAATAACGAACGTATCCAATATTGATGACAGACAGTAGGGTGGCGTATAAAACAATATcgaatattaaaaatatcaattctaACAGCAGTCCGTTTTCGTTCTCGTCCGATGCAAACTCCAAGTACGATTTAATTTTCTGCGCCTCTaataaaacaataacaacaaaCTCGTCATAATTATAGAACAAAATGttgcctacctacctatagtaaattttaacaaaaatcaacCTACTTTCACAGTTTTCTTTCGCAATAGCATTCGAACAATACGAACACTCAGCATTAATTTGGAAAATGATCATAAACTTGATGAATATTAACATGAAATTCAACGTCGGAACGATGTAAATTACACCTTTCGTAAAGTAGAATAACATTCTATAAAAGAAAGTAAATTCTTTATATGCTTTTTCGGCATTTATTGCGAAAATCACCCATACTATTATACAGCCTGAAAATCGATACCAATATTAAGTACTTAAGTACATAAATAAGGGAGAACGACGAACgtagaaaccaaaaaaataaacaataataattCGACGCGTACATATCGAGTTGAAGATAAAAAGTAAAGTATACGATCCTTCTTTGGAACTGGATAAATAACCGGTCACGTAGATGAAAAGTAATCCGGATATTCCGTAAAGAATTATAATCAATGCGAACACacctgtaaaattttacattcttcGTCACAATCTTATTCTATGCAAACTTTTATCTCTCAATCGAAATACTTCATACTAACCGAGCGACGTATCCAGACTAAGAAAAGACGAATTAtctataattttataaattcctACACGAAGTAACGTCAGAAACAAAAAGAACACTACATCGAACAGCAGGGTAGCGAACCAATACACCAATGGAAAGACATGCGACATCGTTTGAACATGTTGAAATCCGTCAATTCGTTCCATATTGACAAATGCTGCGAAGTAAGCGGTTAAATCAACCGTGTAAAATGGCACTGCGATAAACCACGTGAGGTAGAAGACAATGGCCAATTTGTTATCGATTCCGCAACTATTCTGTAAATGAAATAAGTACAGGTATTTTACGTTAGGTGGatcgtttcaaaattcacgtaCTTATTAGAGCAATTTTAGTTGTAAAGCTTACATGGCTGTCAACACCTCTTGATCGTCGTACAGGATGATTAATTGTGTTAATTTGGAAGCGACTGTCATTCGTGATACTGCGAAGCAATACGTTCGTATACGTAGTGATGGTAATTGGAAACGAATGTATCAAAGGAGGATTACTTAATACTTTTATTCCCGTTGAATTCACTTCAAAAGCTGATATATAATCTCtattatatttcaaaatattgcttCCATATTGCAGTAAATCTACACAACAACGTGAAAATAACGATCAATTAATTCTGCTAAGAGGTATCGTATTGAAGGAATCGAATTTCCCAAACCTTTTTCAATCGGAGAAATATGGGCGTCCACCAATAAACCTCCTTCTTCGGCAACATATCCTGGAAGGTGTTTGGCAAAACTGGAATCAGGCACGTTATTCTTTAGCACAACTATTGAACTAGGATAAGAATCCATTGACAAATCTAAAGCTGGTTCCGGTGAAAGCTCATCTCCAATCTTACTACGACCACTCAATACGAATATTCCGACCAACGATGGTAGAATAATCTGCGACAAACCGtaaagaaatgttcaaaatgattaaattataCGTGTATTGTTATTTCGGTGAAATATAAATAATActcataaagaaaaaaaaatcgaaatcagatTATCAGACTTTTATTTTTAGTATAAGTTgatgagaaataaaaaacataaaaatgaaactcctgtatttacggcaaactggttatgcaattatATTAACATCTCGGTTACTCGACGTTGTATTTGGTATTAAAAAGGAAAATCGCCTAGCATTGGCCCTCCAAGGTTCTTCTAGGACAGGTGGAGAGGGGGGGAGGTGGTCCTTATTTATACTTgatgggacaatttttttttttggaggactCTCCCCCACCCCTTAGTTTGTTGCCACTCCATAAGAAAATAACACAtgtcattttgccgacaaaaacTTCGAAAGAGCACCTTAAATGGcgcgagcgaagtgagggcaacagctttggaaaatttataattcgaaaAACAGAACgtctttaatttaaaaaaaaaattataggtttttatgatctcaacattttaaaaatttaatcaataggtaactttttgaaattccaaggctcgtgttcattttcttcaaaaaaagaaaaaaaagtcatttcgataacccaaaaagctcgaaaaagtaaccgaaagtgacaaaacatgggCAAAACCTATTTTTAATGCGAAACTCGATAAGAAACgtgtacaattttagcaaaaagtaggattttttggaaattattgccaagaatgtacttttttacaaactacatgaaaatattttgcaactttttgaaaaaaaaacacaattttttcgcaattttgggcAGACAAGggagacttgaaaattttagcaaaagaaagGGTTTTTTAGCTTTTTGTGGCGAAAAAACGATGCATTAgaacaattatttttgtaaacgATTGAgagtttttgaattcaaaaaacaacacaatttttggcgaaaaaataaaatttttgacaatttgtgcAAAAGGCGAGACTTtgctatttttgaaagaaaacgaaACTCCGacaataatttcagcaaaaggtagggcttcttagcaattttaggcaagaaagcaaaactttttctaCTCGTGCTgatgagtattttttgaaaaaatttaactttttgaaattttttgaaagaactggAAATTTCTAACAAGaaacgatactttttttcaaatgttaaaaagtgaaatttgtctcaaatttcagctttctaggtcgatttggagaaattttgattttttcccctcatttttatcccaataattttcaataatctatcAAAAATCGAGAAGTGCACttaagcacctgaaattttggcttgtgatgcagaaaaactataattttggataaaaatccGAAATTATGCTCATGTTAGTCAAACTAGCAGAACGATATTATGTATTCTTGCACCTTCAAATCTTTATAACACACAAATCGTTGTATTTCACatatgttaataaaattgcataaccagtttgccgtaaatacgcaagTGCATCCCCATGACTTACTTTTTAACGActtgaaccaaaaatggagaCTACGTATTATCTTTATTTCGGTcaattttgttttgtaatttttatttgatggTCCGTAATTTATTTCGAAACATCTAGTGAGTAAAAgggttaaaattgaaaagctgGGAATAACCTATCGagatattattcaattttttttcaattcggtcCTTATTTAAATTTCCAAGAGTAAGTACATAAGAGGCTGGGAATGAAccaattattgaaattacaacATATTTGTCATTGAGTAAATAgctaggtaataaaaaaaaaatagcaaaatcaaaagattaCAACCGAAAATTCTTGTCGATTTAAAGGTTTACTCACTCGATTGAATATGGTGTACAGATTACGTGACGTATAAAGACACTTCTTCGCAAATATGGCCTTAATTTGTTGCAAATACAAAGACGCACCTTTAACATACCTCAGATGACCTAAAGACaaattgaaatactcgtataaacaTTGCAACTAAAATGtttgcgaaagaaaaaaatcagcactAATATGGGCTCATTACTCGTTCCAGAATTGGAGTCAGTAACTGTCTTGTGATTGGCTGATTCCGCATCATAAATAGAAACGCCTCCAACTCTGTAATATGAATATAACACAATCAAATAAATGTTACAGATATTCAATCACAAATTCATAGGTATTTAATTCAAGAACatcaaaaagcacaaaattttgacgttaaaacttattaaaaagtgattttcgatgatttttgaattattttcctcgTTTCGGTCGGACAATTAACttcaaaattcgtcgaaaatcacttttgcTCACTACCTAGTTGAATAAATTTGCtcaattgaaatttccagaatGGGAGAGGGGGGTTCATAGGGccataaaattgagaaaatacgagtatgaaaagacagaaaaaaagttTAGTCCGGTGGTGCTTGGAACTTACTTTAAAAATACATGTTCCATTGTGGTAGCAGCCACTCCCAAATTTCGAATACCCAATCGCAGTTTTTCAgcttccaaatttttaaaaagtgtcggAAATTTACTGGTTTCAGTTAACGGTAATTTATATACGGTTTCTGTGGGTGTGTCAAGTTCTCGACTCGCATCTGGTAATGCAGCTTTAATCACATTATCTATGGCAGCCGAATCTCCACCGTCTTTGGTGATCGTTAATTCGTATCCGGTACCTGAGAAACATACAAAATTCAGTCTGAGAATTGTTATGACTAAAGTAAAGAAAATTGGGATAAAtatttagtacctacttaccataagcttttttcaaaaatattggggTTCCATGACAAACAATAACACCGTGATTCATGATTGCAATACGGTCTCCCAAAGCGTCCGCTTCTTCCATATAATGCGTTGTAAATATAACTGTACGTTGGCCTCGTAAATcctacaattgaaaaaaaaaaacaataatttacataaaagaaacgaaaaatggAAGTTGcgttcctcaattttttttcacactaaGGAATCATTTTATTGAGGATGGTGTTTCTTAAATGAATACCTATCCTAtcagagaaatttttatttaccaactttacttaatttaaattttcaatttcaattttttcctccaaaaaaaaatgttggaaggATATTGACAAAATTCGGTAGACACCTTCATTTTGTGCTGAAAATCACGCACAGTAGTTCATTGACCTCCCTGTTTGGCTTTTTAAGACCGTCTGCAGTTTAGTCTGGCCCTGTAAggtcaaggtcattgacctgtccgGCCAGGTCTTGAAGGATGTCTGTcatcctaaggtcattgacctgtctgtctgggtTTTGAAGGTCATTTGACATCTAGTCTGGtcttctaaggtcattgacccacctgTCTGACTAATTTTTAGATGTAGTTTGGCATCTGGTTTGGTCTCTTAAAGTCATTGAACTGTATATCCGTTTCTTTAAGGTTGTTtggcatcttaaggtcattaaaCTGCCTATTTGGCTTTTTAAGACCGTTTGTAGTTTGGTCTGGCCCACCAAggtcaaggtcattgacctgtccgACCCGGTCTTGAAGGCTGTATGGCATACCAAGGTCAATGACCACTCTGTATAAACCACAAgttgacctctcaaggtcattgacccacctgTCTGTCTGGTTTTTAAATGCCGTCTGGCACCTGGTCTGGTCTCTTACGGCCATTGAACTGCGTGTCTGACTTTTTAAAgttgtctggcctcttaaggttattgacctgtctgtctgggtTTTGAAGGCCACTTATTGACCATCAGTCTGGCCTTCTCAGGTCATAGGCCTACCTGTCTTTCTGGCTTTTGTAAGACGTCTGGAGTATTATCTctcctcttgaggtcattgacctgtctgtctggatTTTGAAGACCGTCTGGAGTCCTGTCTGGTCTCATAACGTCAGAATAACTTTGAGTTTTGGAGGTACCCCAATAAATGTATGTAACTCAAGCTATTCACTTTTTTGACGATTGGTAGAAAAATCatacttacataggtaggtaacatACTAACCAGCAATAAATCCCATAATTTTCTCCTCGATTGCACATCCATCCCAGACGTCGGTTCGTCTAATATCAGAACCTATGACAGCAACGAaatcacaaaataaaataatacgttAATTATCAATTCGAATAGGTACTCGAAGTGCCCTTCGTTTCGTACATACTTCAGCTTTTCCCATCAAAGCGATAGATAGACACAATTTTCTCATCATTCCACCTGATAATTGTCTAGCCAAGCAATTCTTCTTCGACTGCATTTCCATCATCGTCAAATATTCATTTGCTTCAGCTAGTGCATCCTCTTGTGAAATACCTTTCAACTTCACCACAGCCAGCATTAGTTGATACGTAGGTAATAAATGAAGGAAAGAACGACCAAAATATTCAGTAGGTTTTTAAAGCTTACTCgtccaaaaaataacaaatgctGTAAAACCGTTAAATAAGGCAACGTTCGATTTTCTTGAGGGCACATTCCTAAATTTTGTCTGAATTTATCCATATTCTCGAATATATCCATGCCTCTAAAACGTATCGATCCAGCACTGGGAGAACTCAATCCTACAAACAAATGGTCGGTGTAATATTCGATCCATTTACaatcgagtaggtacttactagcTACATCATCACATCAATGATCAAATCGTTTTACCAGTCATTATCGACATAGTAGTTGTTTTTCCGGCGCCATTATGTCCCAGCAGAGCAGTCATTTCACCTTGATAAATATTCATATTGACTCCTCTAACCGCGTATACCTTTCcgtaatttttatgcaaatttttgatttgtatcGTAGATTCTGCATTCTGCGGAGGCGGTTCGAAAAACTTGCTATCAGAATCAGTTAAATTCTGCAACGGTTGATTGTCGTTTTTGGAGAAATACGAAAATAAACCCTGAAATAGGAAAACCATTATAGAATACTTGGATGTAATAATTCCTtcccaaatcaattttcaaattaagtatCCAGTAAGTAGAtaccttgaaaatgaaaaaaggtgatTTACGTGCTCCAAATTTTCCAGGATTAATGGCGTTTATATAATACGCCAAGAAGCAATACAGACAGGTGTCAACCACCAACATGAACAAGCAAAACAACAACGAAACCGAATTCTGATCATTTTCAGATACAAAGACAGATGACCAGGTGAATTCAACACCATGCATCTCGTAGTAACGTATCCTGGAAAACGCCAAAATAAACGCACCCACAGGAGTGAAAGTTATCAATCTTAATGCTGGATTATCGGCAACATTGTTCATCATCCAATTAATTCCAGTCAGCAGACCCAAGAAACAAAGCGTAAATATTGACGAAGCTGAGGaggctgtaaaaaaaaaaaaaatcatgatcttATTAACACTCTTGTTCTATCAACATTCACTCATTTgctaatacgagtaggtaagtgtacaaacttttctgaaaaatagcaGAAAACATAAAGCAGAATGAAATATTCGCTACGCAGTAAAGAATTAAAATTGACCACAAGACGGTAAATTGCACAAAGTGTAGAGCTTCTGATCCAGATCCTTCAAATGGATACGTTAATATGAAGGTTAGTATCGTCAGAGAAATTAAACTGACTATCAAGGCGTGAACAAACCAGCCTAACCACATCAGCCATTCGTCGAGTCCGgctattttcatcaattcctgaataaacatttaaaacagagtaggtaaaaatatgtacctttacctataaTTGGGCTCTTATTCTCCAGGGAAAAATGCGATCTGGTCAGATTCAATCAGTCATCAGGTTTCCTCTATGGGGTTTGAGTGATCCGGCCGTATCTGGTTTGATCaatcagatctggtcagatccaatcagattGAGGTATCCACTATTGGatcatacgagtatacctaagatttgagcaaatttaatctgatcaaaacCTTGACCTGATCAGATCTCATTTTCTGCTGGGCTGAGACTCGTAGAGCAACGAATAGGTACTCTGAAGTGTATTTGACACTTTACCTTAACACCGCTGtctttttcttcaataatatcTCTGATTAAGGGAATCGATGTAATCAGTATGACAAAAACGACAATAAAACCAACTCCTAAAGACACCCAAGATCTTGGACTATTATCTGACGTATACGGCGGATACGGAAACCGCTCAAATTCTACCTGCTGtacaaggtaaaaaaaaaatgcaaatcagcCATGTCACACACGAAATAATTTGCAGTATATAATTTATCAGGCAGATAAgtacaggtaggtataccttAAATGGATCACTTtggtttgttttcattttaacgaAATAATCATTTATTAACAATTGAACAGCGCAGaatctattgaaaaaatatgctgaaacattgaaattattcgattatttCACAAAATCACGTATGTAGATTTGGTTTTAAACTACAtaacctaggtaggtacttttgaacATAGAAAAATACTTACGATCAAAGTACTGTCCAGAAGACGTTTCTATCTGAGGATAAAATGACCTTGTATTCCATTCATCATTATTTCTTATAACGTAGCTTAATCCATCGGGTAGTGATTCATTCGAGGTGatatcttggaaaaaaattccgaataCATCCCATCTAGATTTATCACGCATAGTAGTTTCCAACTCAGCTTCGTTCGCCAATCCTTTCATTGATTCTTAATGTAAACAAACAAtgcaaaattaacaaaatcagcTATCGATAATTAATCATGAACGCAAAAAATTGCCGGAGAAAAAAAAGGGGAGGAGGGAaagcagaaaaatgaaaaaatcaagtcgtgtaaaaattacattaaagaAAGTTTAAAATAGTGAtcgttataaaatgaaataaaatgttggATTTGACCTAGTACTCCCCAATACCCAACAAATGGTACATCAGACCATATCATCTGCTAAAATTGCTagtaattcgccaaaaattaactaaaaaaaaaataccagtaatttactaaaaaattaccagtaggcagtaattcaccaaaaaattaccagtaatttaccgaaaaatgaccagtaatttaccaaaaaatgaccagtaattactaaaaagttaccagtaatttaccaaaaaatgaccggtaatttaccaaaaattactttcatttttacaaaaattggaaattttttcc encodes:
- the LOC135837471 gene encoding phospholipid-transporting ATPase ABCA1-like isoform X1, which gives rise to MNFEKFKLLMWKNYHLRRHHWLVTLIEFALPILIAYAMMSMTREFTKSFNTAQQPENIHSPISYSKKTSSIGLNTLGVELYYAPSVPVIDQFMKQMEDDVQSMKGLANEAELETTMRDKSRWDVFGIFFQDITSNESLPDGLSYVIRNNDEWNTRSFYPQIETSSGQYFDPYFFNRFCAVQLLINDYFVKMKTNQSDPFKQVEFERFPYPPYTSDNSPRSWVSLGVGFIVVFVILITSIPLIRDIIEEKDSGVKELMKIAGLDEWLMWLGWFVHALIVSLISLTILTFILTYPFEGSGSEALHFVQFTVLWSILILYCVANISFCFMFSAIFQKTSSASSIFTLCFLGLLTGINWMMNNVADNPALRLITFTPVGAFILAFSRIRYYEMHGVEFTWSSVFVSENDQNSVSLLFCLFMLVVDTCLYCFLAYYINAINPGKFGARKSPFFIFKGLFSYFSKNDNQPLQNLTDSDSKFFEPPPQNAESTIQIKNLHKNYGKVYAVRGVNMNIYQGEMTALLGHNGAGKTTTMSIMTGLSSPSAGSIRFRGMDIFENMDKFRQNLGMCPQENRTLPYLTVLQHLLFFGRLKGISQEDALAEANEYLTMMEMQSKKNCLARQLSGGMMRKLCLSIALMGKAEVLILDEPTSGMDVQSRRKLWDLLLDLRGQRTVIFTTHYMEEADALGDRIAIMNHGVIVCHGTPIFLKKAYGTGYELTITKDGGDSAAIDNVIKAALPDASRELDTPTETVYKLPLTETSKFPTLFKNLEAEKLRLGIRNLGVAATTMEHVFLKVGGVSIYDAESANHKTVTDSNSGTSHLRYVKGASLYLQQIKAIFAKKCLYTSRNLYTIFNRIILPSLVGIFVLSGRSKIGDELSPEPALDLSMDSYPSSIVVLKNNVPDSSFAKHLPGYVAEEGGLLVDAHISPIEKDLLQYGSNILKYNRDYISAFEVNSTGIKVLSNPPLIHSFPITITTYTNVLLRSITNDSRFQINTINHPVRRSRGVDSHNSCGIDNKLAIVFYLTWFIAVPFYTVDLTAYFAAFVNMERIDGFQHVQTMSHVFPLVYWFATLLFDVVFFLFLTLLRVGIYKIIDNSSFLSLDTSLGVFALIIILYGISGLLFIYVTGYLSSSKEGSYTLLFIFNSICCIIVWVIFAINAEKAYKEFTFFYRMLFYFTKGVIYIVPTLNFMLIFIKFMIIFQINAECSYCSNAIAKENCEKAQKIKSYLEFASDENENGLLLELIFLIFDIVLYATLLSVINIGYVRYWFRDLRNHLFGTFSTNPDNGDDDVKKEYEEVQKYKEDISDYVLLTKRERDAIYGKLSMEMSEKIPLRERNKASLLVDGLRKNYMSWFKPLTAVSDVNFIVQAGECFGLLGVNGAGKSTTFKILTAEIVPTLGDASIENIKLSANKMQYLSMAGYCPQTNCFIEELTGREMLSMIATMRGVFQNEIKLLVDKWIKIIGLEEFQNRRCGTYSGGNKRKLCTAMSLIGDPRVVFLDEPTSGVDPVSRRNLYDVMAQSKEAGQAVILTSHSMEECETLCDRLTIMVSGVMKCIGTTQHLKKQYAQGFSIMIKINDSSEFDEEKAALKNTMLETFTEEYCILKDEHRGLLYYQIKDTSIPWWSLFEKMETLKQRYARLVEDYVLTDTTLEEVFISFAKKNADTKSKK
- the LOC135837471 gene encoding phospholipid-transporting ATPase ABCA1-like isoform X2 translates to MNFEKFKLLMWKNYHLRRHHWLVTLIEFALPILIAYAMMSMTREFTKSFNTAQQPENIHSPISYSKKTSSIGLNTLGVELYYAPSVPVIDQFMKQMEDDVQSMKGLANEAELETTMRDKSRWDVFGIFFQDITSNESLPDGLSYVIRNNDEWNTRSFYPQIETSSGQYFDPYFFNRFCAVQLLINDYFVKMKTNQSDPFKQVEFERFPYPPYTSDNSPRSWVSLGVGFIVVFVILITSIPLIRDIIEEKDSGVKELMKIAGLDEWLMWLGWFVHALIVSLISLTILTFILTYPFEGSGSEALHFVQFTVLWSILILYCVANISFCFMFSAIFQKTSSASSIFTLCFLGLLTGINWMMNNVADNPALRLITFTPVGAFILAFSRIRYYEMHGVEFTWSSVFVSENDQNSVSLLFCLFMLVVDTCLYCFLAYYINAINPGKFGARKSPFFIFKGLFSYFSKNDNQPLQNLTDSDSKFFEPPPQNAESTIQIKNLHKNYGKVYAVRGVNMNIYQGEMTALLGHNGAGKTTTMSIMTGLSSPSAGSIRFRGMDIFENMDKFRQNLGMCPQENRTLPYLTVLQHLLFFGRLKGISQEDALAEANEYLTMMEMQSKKNCLARQLSGGMMRKLCLSIALMGKAEVLILDEPTSGMDVQSRRKLWDLLLDLRGQRTVIFTTHYMEEADALGDRIAIMNHGVIVCHGTPIFLKKAYGTGYELTITKDGGDSAAIDNVIKAALPDASRELDTPTETVYKLPLTETSKFPTLFKNLEAEKLRLGIRNLGVAATTMEHVFLKVGGVSIYDAESANHKTVTDSNSGTSHLRYVKGASLYLQQIKAIFAKKCLYTSRNLYTIFNRIILPSLVGIFVLSGRSKIGDELSPEPALDLSMDSYPSSIVVLKNNVPDSSFAKHLPGYVAEEGGLLVDAHISPIEKDLLQYGSNILKYNRDYISAFEVNSTGIKVLSNPPLIHSFPITITTYTNVLLRSITNDSRFQINTINHPVRRSRGVDSHNSCGIDNKLAIVFYLTWFIAVPFYTVDLTAYFAAFVNMERIDGFQHVQTMSHVFPLVYWFATLLFDVVFFLFLTLLRVGIYKIIDNSSFLSLDTSLGVFALIIILYGISGLLFIYVTGYLSSSKEGSYTLLFIFNSICCIIVWVIFAINAEKAYKEFTFFYRMLFYFTKGVIYIVPTLNFMLIFIKFMIIFQINAECSYCSNAIAKENCEKAQKIKSYLEFASDENENGLLLELIFLIFDIVLYATLLSVINIGYVRYWFRDLRNHLFGTFSTNPDNGDDDVKKEYEEVQKYKEDISERNKASLLVDGLRKNYMSWFKPLTAVSDVNFIVQAGECFGLLGVNGAGKSTTFKILTAEIVPTLGDASIENIKLSANKMQYLSMAGYCPQTNCFIEELTGREMLSMIATMRGVFQNEIKLLVDKWIKIIGLEEFQNRRCGTYSGGNKRKLCTAMSLIGDPRVVFLDEPTSGVDPVSRRNLYDVMAQSKEAGQAVILTSHSMEECETLCDRLTIMVSGVMKCIGTTQHLKKQYAQGFSIMIKINDSSEFDEEKAALKNTMLETFTEEYCILKDEHRGLLYYQIKDTSIPWWSLFEKMETLKQRYARLVEDYVLTDTTLEEVFISFAKKNADTKSKK